A region of the Coriobacteriia bacterium genome:
CGTGGCATGCAAGGTGGAGAACAACCTGCCCGACAAGAACTGGTGGAACAGAGCGCTCACCGTCGGCGGTGCGAACATGGACACGCCGGCCGGCGTGTATCCGAACTGCTCCAAGGCCTACGTCACCTTGGCCTGCCAGCACTGTGAGAATCCGGCGTGCGTCAAGGTCTGCCCGGTGGGCGCGACCTACAAGCGCGAAGAGGACGGCGTCGTCGTTCAGGACTACGACAAGTGCATCGGCTGCCGTATGTGTATGGCCGCCTGCCCTTACACGGGCGTACGTGTCTTCAACTGGGAGAAGCCCAAGTACCAGATCGACTTCGCCGTGGGCGACAAGGATGTGCCGAAGCATCAGAAGCACACGGTAGAGAAGTGCACGCTGTGCGTCCACAGGCTCGCCAAAGGCCTTGAGCCTGCATGTATCGAGGTCTGCCCGGCACGCGCGAGGCATTTCGGCGACTTCAACGATCCCGAAAGTGACGTCTCCCAGCTCCTCCTGAAGCGGCCGCACTTCCAGCTGCTCCCCGAAAAGGAGACCGACCCGTCCATCTACTTCCTCTCCTAAGCGTCCCCCGAGAACCAAGAAAGGAGCGATACCTAACGTGAGCACACCAGAATCATCAAACGACGGCTACGCAGCACCCATTGGCGTCGGCACCAGGCCACTTGGCACAAAGGATGCGGATGTGGCCGCGACGAAGTCCAAGACCTCCGGCCTGACCTTCCTCGGCATCACCGGAGCCCTCACCATCGGCGGCCTGGCTCTCTGGGCCTACCAGCTGACCCGTGGCCTCTTCGTCACCGACATGCGCAACCTCTCCTCGTGGGGACTCTACATCACGATGTTCATGTTCTTCGTAGGACTTTCCGCCGGCGGTCTCATCATCGCCACAGTC
Encoded here:
- a CDS encoding 4Fe-4S dicluster domain-containing protein, giving the protein MANKRLGMVIDTKRCTGCHTCAVACKVENNLPDKNWWNRALTVGGANMDTPAGVYPNCSKAYVTLACQHCENPACVKVCPVGATYKREEDGVVVQDYDKCIGCRMCMAACPYTGVRVFNWEKPKYQIDFAVGDKDVPKHQKHTVEKCTLCVHRLAKGLEPACIEVCPARARHFGDFNDPESDVSQLLLKRPHFQLLPEKETDPSIYFLS